A genome region from Myripristis murdjan chromosome 16, fMyrMur1.1, whole genome shotgun sequence includes the following:
- the zyx gene encoding zyxin isoform X2 encodes MEDSSSSKPFVMTSSLNFKVTTPSFYNQPKKFASVAPPRPKSQTPPSAPSPTPASTAVIGRVGELPPPPPLLCEDFPPPPPPVDDDLPAPPPECQITSLASDASPPAFPAPPPVADDLPLPAPPEESACLPTSPSPPPPPPPPPLPSSGTSIPSAVGNPQRLVEKQTSFDKQLDSLTDLLSEMETRGPFNPKLPSQYSSAPAPKPSGPPPTAPKPTLSFLPPPEMGDRPPPAPWAEELKARTNRQANHNSAPGSAPTPAAQPFAKAPAVAPKSGFGGRTATSAAALAQKLNQNLNHTPTPFGDAPKPSPAPATSSFPPPPAAPPAPPNNMAAPPATNHIKSTPVASQENANPSPPAPVPPPQSKTMPSPPSPFSQPMKTAPTSTPSPPGPGAVPGGGVPLSMREVEELERMTKDFIKDMDTHAPVITSPPTEVCGKCGEALSRTQPAVRAMDKLFHSNCFCCMTCHRPLQGMQFYDRDGSPQCEDCYMNSLAVCSRCGERITDRVLKAVGQCFHAHCFRCSTCSCSLEGAPFITDDNNNPYCVQDYHRRFSPLCVSCNEPIVPAPGSEETVRVVALDKNFHLKCYRCEDCARPLSIEADADGCYPLDGKILCMKCHTQRAKRASQ; translated from the exons ATGGAGgactccagcagcagcaagccCTTCGTGATGACATCTTCGCTTAACTTCAAAGTCACCACCCCATCCTTCTATAACCAGCCGAAGAAGTTTGCCTCTGTGGCACCACCCCGCCCCAAAAGTCAGACACCTCCTTCAGCTCCATCCCCGACACCGGCCAGCACAGCTGTAATTGGTCGAGTTGGAGAGctgcctccacctccacctttgCTCTGTGAAG acttcccaccccctcctcctccagtggaTGATGATTTGCCAGCCCCTCCCCCTGAATGCCAGATCACATCCCTTGCCTCTGAtgcctctcctcctgccttccCTGCTCCACCTCCAGTGGCAGATGACCTGCCCCTCCCAGCTCCCCCTGAGGAAAGTGCCTGTTTgcccacctctccctctccccctcctcccccacccccaccaccccttcCCTCTTCTGGTACCAGTATCCCCAGTGCTGTTGGGAACCCACAG AGGCTGGTGGAGAAGCAGACGAGCTTTGACAAACAGCTTGACTCTCTAACTGACCTTCTGTCAGAGATGGAGACCCGGGGACCTTTCAACCCCAAG TTACCAAGCCAGTATTCTTCAGCACCAGCACCCAAGCCCTCAGGACCTCCCCCGACAGCTCCCAAACCGACCCTGTCCTTCCTCCCCCCACCAGAGATGGGAGACCGCCCACCTCCCGCACCCTGGGCAGAAGAACTCAAAGCCAGAACAAACCGACAGGCCAATCATAACTCCGCACCAGGTTCTGCACCAACCCCTGCTGCTCAGCCGTTTGCCAAGGCTCCAGCTGTGGCTCCCAAGTCTGGTTTTGGAGGGAGAACAGCAacctcagcagctgctctggCACAGAAACTGAACCAGAACCTGAACCACACCCCTACCCCATTTGGTGATGCACCAAAACCTTCGCCTGCTCCTGCCACCAGCTCATTCCCGCCTCCTCCCGCTGCACCTCCTGCTCCACCAAACAATATGGCAGCTCCCCCTGCCACCAATCACATAAAGAGCACTCCTGTTGCCAGTCAGGAGAATGCTAacccttctcctcctgctcctgtgcCTCCTCCTCAGTCCAAGACGATGCCATCTCCACCCTCTCCCTTCAGCCAACCAATGAAAACTGCTCCTACATCAACG CCCTCACCCCCTGGCCCAGGCGCTGTCCCAGGTGGTGGTGTTCCTCTCTCCATGAGGGAAGTAGAAGAGTTGGAGAGAATGACCAAGGACTTCATTAAAGACATGGACACGCATGCACCTGTCATCACCTCACCTCCCACAG AGGTCTGTGGGAAGTGTGGTGAGGCTCTGTCCCGTACTCAGCCAGCAGTGAGGGCCATGGATAAGCTCTTCCACTCCAACTGCTTCTGTTGCATGACCTGCCATCGCCCCCTACAGGGCATGCAGTTCTACGACAGGGATGGCTCACCTCAGTGTGAGGACTGCTATATg AATTCACTGGCGGTTTGCTCTCGCTGTGGGGAGAGGATCACAGACCGAGTGCTGAAAGCGGTCGGCCAGTGTTTCCATGCCCATTGTTTCCGGTGCAGCACCTGCTCCTGCAGCCTGGAGGGGGCGCCCTTCATCACTGATGACAACAACAACCCCTACTGTGTCCAGGATTACCACAG GCGTTTCTcgcctctgtgtgtgagctgtaACGAGCCCATTGTTCCAGCTCCAGGCAGCGAGGAGACGGTCAGAGTGGTCGCCCTCGACAAGAACTTCCACCTCAAGTGTTACCGCTGTGAG GACTGTGCCCGTCCCCTCTCCATAGAAGCGGACGCAGATGGCTGCTATCCATTGGATGGTAAAATCCTGTGTATGAAGTGCCACACCCAGCGAGCCAAGCGGGCATCGCAGTGA
- the zyx gene encoding zyxin isoform X1, with protein MEDSSSSKPFVMTSSLNFKVTTPSFYNQPKKFASVAPPRPKSQTPPSAPSPTPASTAVIGRVGELPPPPPLLCEDFPPPPPPVDDDLPAPPPECQITSLASDASPPAFPAPPPVADDLPLPAPPEESACLPTSPSPPPPPPPPPLPSSGTSIPSAVGNPQRLVEKQTSFDKQLDSLTDLLSEMETRGPFNPKLPSQYSSAPAPKPSGPPPTAPKPTLSFLPPPEMGDRPPPAPWAEELKARTNRQANHNSAPGSAPTPAAQPFAKAPAVAPKSGFGGRTATSAAALAQKLNQNLNHTPTPFGDAPKPSPAPATSSFPPPPAAPPAPPNNMAAPPATNHIKSTPVASQENANPSPPAPVPPPQSKTMPSPPSPFSQPMKTAPTSTQPSPPGPGAVPGGGVPLSMREVEELERMTKDFIKDMDTHAPVITSPPTEVCGKCGEALSRTQPAVRAMDKLFHSNCFCCMTCHRPLQGMQFYDRDGSPQCEDCYMNSLAVCSRCGERITDRVLKAVGQCFHAHCFRCSTCSCSLEGAPFITDDNNNPYCVQDYHRRFSPLCVSCNEPIVPAPGSEETVRVVALDKNFHLKCYRCEDCARPLSIEADADGCYPLDGKILCMKCHTQRAKRASQ; from the exons ATGGAGgactccagcagcagcaagccCTTCGTGATGACATCTTCGCTTAACTTCAAAGTCACCACCCCATCCTTCTATAACCAGCCGAAGAAGTTTGCCTCTGTGGCACCACCCCGCCCCAAAAGTCAGACACCTCCTTCAGCTCCATCCCCGACACCGGCCAGCACAGCTGTAATTGGTCGAGTTGGAGAGctgcctccacctccacctttgCTCTGTGAAG acttcccaccccctcctcctccagtggaTGATGATTTGCCAGCCCCTCCCCCTGAATGCCAGATCACATCCCTTGCCTCTGAtgcctctcctcctgccttccCTGCTCCACCTCCAGTGGCAGATGACCTGCCCCTCCCAGCTCCCCCTGAGGAAAGTGCCTGTTTgcccacctctccctctccccctcctcccccacccccaccaccccttcCCTCTTCTGGTACCAGTATCCCCAGTGCTGTTGGGAACCCACAG AGGCTGGTGGAGAAGCAGACGAGCTTTGACAAACAGCTTGACTCTCTAACTGACCTTCTGTCAGAGATGGAGACCCGGGGACCTTTCAACCCCAAG TTACCAAGCCAGTATTCTTCAGCACCAGCACCCAAGCCCTCAGGACCTCCCCCGACAGCTCCCAAACCGACCCTGTCCTTCCTCCCCCCACCAGAGATGGGAGACCGCCCACCTCCCGCACCCTGGGCAGAAGAACTCAAAGCCAGAACAAACCGACAGGCCAATCATAACTCCGCACCAGGTTCTGCACCAACCCCTGCTGCTCAGCCGTTTGCCAAGGCTCCAGCTGTGGCTCCCAAGTCTGGTTTTGGAGGGAGAACAGCAacctcagcagctgctctggCACAGAAACTGAACCAGAACCTGAACCACACCCCTACCCCATTTGGTGATGCACCAAAACCTTCGCCTGCTCCTGCCACCAGCTCATTCCCGCCTCCTCCCGCTGCACCTCCTGCTCCACCAAACAATATGGCAGCTCCCCCTGCCACCAATCACATAAAGAGCACTCCTGTTGCCAGTCAGGAGAATGCTAacccttctcctcctgctcctgtgcCTCCTCCTCAGTCCAAGACGATGCCATCTCCACCCTCTCCCTTCAGCCAACCAATGAAAACTGCTCCTACATCAACG CAGCCCTCACCCCCTGGCCCAGGCGCTGTCCCAGGTGGTGGTGTTCCTCTCTCCATGAGGGAAGTAGAAGAGTTGGAGAGAATGACCAAGGACTTCATTAAAGACATGGACACGCATGCACCTGTCATCACCTCACCTCCCACAG AGGTCTGTGGGAAGTGTGGTGAGGCTCTGTCCCGTACTCAGCCAGCAGTGAGGGCCATGGATAAGCTCTTCCACTCCAACTGCTTCTGTTGCATGACCTGCCATCGCCCCCTACAGGGCATGCAGTTCTACGACAGGGATGGCTCACCTCAGTGTGAGGACTGCTATATg AATTCACTGGCGGTTTGCTCTCGCTGTGGGGAGAGGATCACAGACCGAGTGCTGAAAGCGGTCGGCCAGTGTTTCCATGCCCATTGTTTCCGGTGCAGCACCTGCTCCTGCAGCCTGGAGGGGGCGCCCTTCATCACTGATGACAACAACAACCCCTACTGTGTCCAGGATTACCACAG GCGTTTCTcgcctctgtgtgtgagctgtaACGAGCCCATTGTTCCAGCTCCAGGCAGCGAGGAGACGGTCAGAGTGGTCGCCCTCGACAAGAACTTCCACCTCAAGTGTTACCGCTGTGAG GACTGTGCCCGTCCCCTCTCCATAGAAGCGGACGCAGATGGCTGCTATCCATTGGATGGTAAAATCCTGTGTATGAAGTGCCACACCCAGCGAGCCAAGCGGGCATCGCAGTGA
- the kel gene encoding kell blood group glycoprotein encodes MRREVSDEKRYRAVRIVGCQRERRRLHIRNIKSRQRKDRECKRLENQRTRHPSMKNMNKTPTDLEYQPSPQPSSQPESERGPQLLPLLQLPLLPESVCQAQQEVQLQSQQQLRPLSQQSHLSSQSESQPLSLPESHEFQPQLGEEAKPVCPNHRWLLLFLMGSSLCAIILCLICYTQQNLQTESKATKKTGIVSPCLSPACQMASAHLSMSVDPFTQPCDYFLFTCGSDSSSPASRGRQRDEGTPGLGEKTVQSKKRRGSKEREDTSLREETILDRKTALLQYLRKLLESDNRSTGSAVQKAKRFYYSCLDTKSIETAGAEPFLTLIQRLGGWSVSGQWNQTDFNSTLSLLMKDYFTFPFFNLYVGKDPNEIARGTNRKYIQIDQPDLMIPIEWNSKTQKSQANTQTLRPFLALCERYLALLGAPSRRTHLHVGVFISLSSELAVSAAPLSHRLMTGQLYQRMTIKDLQTQAPAIDWLGCLQTAFHPHSISQDDHVLLHNIPYIKQMSHVIGKWLNKHELSSSGPLHTYMVLNLLHTFIPALDSRFSETERNFSVALGNSDRVAPRWKRCVLETEKGFHSILTHLLSKRIAHREAEEIIQNIFSAFKSNLVHLNWRDQTSRQFVMNKVQSLTPRLWTKAEIPSEAELDELFSKVTVRTNDYFSNYIQLLSLQQKRRNKLFAQTDGVDILSVTPFLLGNDLIFPMGMFVPPLFHPTYPRAMNYGVLGSLIAKDILHLLLPDIHSQSETVQAVGDCVWAHYLTLTENAGRGGTSSLSAAQQQEMWVQYSALQIALKAYHQSLKKHPGDTSLSGLSHIHLFLTSFSQANCDSDPFREFMPLEPSFLITVICAKSELCPTSLKCSNKTQQHLLPSC; translated from the exons ATGAGGAGAGAAGTGAGTGATGAAAAGAGATATAGAGCTGTGAGGATAGTTGGCtgtcagagggagaggaggagactaCACATACGAAACATCAAAAGtagacagagaaaagacagagaatgCAAAAGGCTGGAGAACCAGAGAACTAGACACCCATCTATGAAGAATATGAATAAAACTCCAACTGATCTTGAG TATCAGCCATCACCCCAGCCATCATCACAGCCAGAATCTGAGAGAGGGCCTCAGCTTCTACCTCTATTGCAGCTGCCACTCCTCCCAGAATCTGTCTGCCAGGCCCAGCAAGAAGTCCAGCTCCAGTCTCAGCAACAGCTCCGTCCCCTGTCCCAACAGAGCCACTTGTCATCCCAGTCAGAGTCTCAGCCCCTATCTCTGCCAGAATCTCATGAGTTCCAGCCACAGCTTGGTGAAGAAGCCAAGCCAGTGTGCCCAAACCATCGATGgcttcttctcttcctcatGGGGTCGTCCCTCTGCGCCATCATTCTGTGTCTGATTTGCTACACCCAACAGAATCTCCAAACAGAAAGCAAAGCGACAAAAAAGACAGGCATTG tCAGTCCATGTCTCTCACCAGCCTGTCAGATGGCCTCAGCCCATCTGTCCATGTCTGTTGACCCCTTCACCCAGCCTTGTGATTACTTCTTGTTCACATGCGGATCTGACAGTTCCTCAccagccagcagggggagacAAAGAGACGAGGGCACCCCTGGCCTGGGAGAAAAGACGGTGCAgtcaaagaaaaggagaggaagtaaggagagagaggacacaagTCTGAGAGAGGAGACAATACTGGATAGAAAAACTGCACTGCTTCAGTACCTCAGGAAGCTTTTGG AATCAGACAACAGGTCAACTGGTTCAGCAGTGCAGAAGGCCAAAAGATTCTACTACTCCTGCTTGGACACCAAATCCATAGAGACTGCTGGTGCAGAGCCCTTCCTCACACTCATCCAGAGA CTTGGGGGCTGGTCAGTATCAGGCCAGTGGAATCAGACTGATTTCAACTCCACCCTGAGCCTGCTAATGAAAGACTACTTCACCTTCCCATTCTTCAACCTCTACGTGGGAAAAGACCCAAATGAAATTGCCCGAGGGACTAACAGGAAATACATACAG ATTGATCAGCCAGATCTGATGATCCCAATTGAATGGAACAGCAAGACACAGAAGTCTCAAGCTAATACTCAG ACTCTGCGTCCTTTCTTGGCATTGTGTGAAAGGTACCTGGCCCTGCTGGGAGCCCCGTCCAGGAGGACCCACCTCCATGTGGGTGTGTTCATCTCTCTGTCATCTGAGCTTGCTGTGTCTGCTGCCCCTCTGTCCCATCGCCTGATGACAGGCCAGCTTTACCAGCGCATGACCATCAAAGACCTACAG ACCCAGGCCCCTGCCATTGACTGGCTAGGCTGTCTACAGACTGCTTTCCATCCTCATTCTATCAGCCAGGATGATCATGTCCTTCTGCATAACATACCCTACATTAAGCAGATGTCTCATGTCATTGGCAAATGGCTGAATAAGCATGAACTGAGCAGCAG TGGCCCACTTCATACTTACATGGTCCTCAAtctcctgcacaccttcatACCGGCACTGGATTCCAGATTTTCTGAAACAGAAAGGAATTTCTCTGTGGCTCTGGGTAACAGTGACAGG GTAGCCCCCCGCTGGAAACGGTGTGTTCTGGAGACTGAAAAAGGGTTTCACTCAATTCTCACACACCTTCTCAGTAAAAGGATTGCACACAGAGAG GCAGAGGAGATTATCCAGAACATTTTTTCTGCCTTCAAGTCAAATTTAGTTCATCTCAACTGGAGAGATCAGACATCTCGCCAGTTTGTTATGAATAAG GTTCAGTCTCTAACTCCAAGACTTTGGACTAAAGCAGAGATCCCTAGTGAAGCTGAGCTTGATGAGCTATTTTCCAAG GTGACAGTTCGAACAAATGACTATTTCTCCAACTACATCCAGCTACTGTCCCTGCAGCAGAAGAGACGCAACAAACTCTTTGCTCAGACTGACGGGGTTGACAT CTTGTCTGTCACACCGTTTCTCTTGGGTAATGACCTCATCTTTCCAATGGGAATGTttgtccctcctctcttccaccCAACCTATCCCAG GGCCATGAATTATGGAGTACTGGGTTCCCTTATTGCCAAAGATATCCTCCATCTGCTTCTGCCAGACA TTCATTCCCAGAGTGAAACAGTGCAAGCAGTGGGAGACTGTGTGTGGGCTCATTACCTCACTTTAACAGAAAATGCAGGGAGAGGTGGCACGTCCTCTctctcagcagcacagcagcaggagatgTGGGTGCAGTATTCTGCACTGCAGATAGCATTAAAG GCTTATCATCAAAGTCTCAAGAAACACCCAGGCGACACTTCTCTCTCAGGATTGTCTCACATTCACCTCTTTCTTACTTCTTTCTCTCAG GCTAACTGCGACTCCGACCCATTCCGTGAATTCATGCCCTTGGAGCCCTCCTTCTTGATTACGGTCATCTGTGCCAAATCTGAACTGTGTCCTACCAGCCTCAAGTGCTCCAATAAAACCCAGCAGCACTTATTACCATCATGCTGA
- the LOC115373637 gene encoding histone H1-like has translation MAKRANKNVHQQAARRKSAALAPKKTISRGTKGKVGVKSGRNAAVRPLRQAGRGKGRFKPTKGPGGRGLGKAGARRLGQLLKRAITEKTNVTAKEKAALPKTPIRLLKYQIQTEAANGKKRSVPRVSQLVLNVVYQCKHRGGITMAELKQVLAAEGYDVSKNNSRVNLVTKGLVKKETLVQTRGTGASASFKLSKKIKTDEKQVKTRALKSSKPKGPEKPASKSLRQARESNKPARKSPKQATNTRKLGSKSRTSPRQKAKPRGKSPKPRGKTRKAGRKSPKPAGKNPKTARKATRRVTRGRQAARKAQRAKRGGPKQTKHAKKYLQRRKRR, from the exons ATGGCGAAAAGAGCCAACAAAAATGTTCACCAACAAGCGGCCAGAAGAAAAAGTGCGGCTCTCGCACCAAAGAAAACCATAAGCAGAGGAACAAAGGGAAAGGTTGGCGTGAAATCCGGGAGAAACGCCGCCGTGAGGCCGCTGAGACAGGCGGGGAGGGGTAAAGGCCGATTTAAGCCGACCAAAGGCCCGGGAGGGAGAGGCCTCGGCAAGGCCGGGGCCCGGCGGCTGGGCCAGCTGCTGAAACGAGCCATCACCGAGAAGACCAATGTCACAGCGAAGGAAAAGGCTGCTCTGCCAA AGACTCCCATTCGCCTCCTCAAGTACCAGATACAGACTGAGGCTGCAAATGGTAAAAAAAGATCCGTGCCTCGAGTCTCTCAGCTCGTTCTCAATGTGGTCTACCAATGTAAACACAGAGGTGGCATCACCATGGCAGAGCTCAAACAGGTTCTGGCTGCCGAGGGCTATGACGTCTCCAAGAACAACAGTCGGGTGAACTTGGTAACCAAGGGCCTGGTTAAAAAAGAGACACTGGTACAGACCAGAGGAACTGGGGCATCTGCATCCTTCAAACTCAGCAAGAAG ATAAAGACAGATGAGAAGCAAGTGAAGACAAGAGCCTTGAAATCCTCAAAACCCAAAGGACCAGAAAAACCAGCCAGCAAGTCCCTCAGACAAGCAAGAGAGTCAAACAAACCAGCTAGAAAGTCACCCAAACAAGCCACCAACACTCGCAAACTAGGAAGCAAGTCTCGCACATCACCACGCCAGAAAGCCAAACCAAGAGGAAAATCTCCAAAGCCAAGAGGCAAGACACGCAAAGCAGGAAGAAAATCACCGAAACCAGCAGGCAAGAACCCCAAAACAGCAAGGAAGGCAACCAGACGAGTGACACGGGGCAGACAGGCAGCAAGGAAGGCTCAAAGGGCTAAGAGAGGTGGACCAAAACAAACCAAGCATGCAAAGAAGTATCTCCAGAGAAGAAAACGTAGATGA
- the emg1 gene encoding ribosomal RNA small subunit methyltransferase NEP1: protein MAARSGDKRGLEHLDEYEPKPAKHLRSLHDRMTEKRLVVILEGATLETVKVGKAFELLNCDQHKSIIIKSGRDPGKIRPDITHQCLLMLMDSPLNRAGLLQVYIHTEKNALIEINPQTRIPRTFNRFCGLMVQLLHKLSVRAADGPQRLLRIIKNPVSDHLPPGCPRISTSFSAGEAVCPRSVVPKDGPAAVVIGAFAHGAVNVDYTEKTVSISNYPLSAALTCAKLCCAFEEVWGVL, encoded by the exons ATGGCGGCTCGCAGCGGGGACAAGCGTGGTCTTGAACATCTGGACGAATATGAACCAAAACCGGCGAAGCACCTCCGCAGCCTCCACGACCGCATGACGGAAAAGCGGCTCGTTGTTATTTTGGAGGGAGCGACGCTAGAAACAGTAAAG GTGGGCAAAGCATTTGAACTACTAAACTGTGACCAGCACAAAAGTATAATCATCAAAAGTGGACGGGATCCAGGGAAGATAAGGCCAGACATCACACACCAG TGTCTGCTGATGTTGATGGACAGTCCGCTGAACCGTGCTGGCCTGCTGCAGGTTTACatccacacagagaaaaacgCCCTGATAGAAATCAACCCACAGACGCGCATCCCAAGAACCTTCAACCGCTTCTGTGGCCTTATGG TTCAGCTGCTGCACAAGCTGAGTGTCAGGGCGGCTGATGGCCCTCAGCGGCTTCTGAGGATAATAAAAAACCCTGTGTCAGACCACCTGCCCCCCGGCTGCCCCCGCATCAGCACCTCCTTCTCTGCAGGAGAGGCCGTCTGCCCTCGCTCTGTGGTGCCTAAGGATGGACCTGCAGCAGTCGTGATAGGAGCATTCGCACATGGAGCG GTGAACGTGGACTACACAGAGAAGACGGTGTCTATCAGTAACTACCCCCTCTCTGCTGCACTGACCTGTGCCAAGTTGTGCTGTGCCTTCGAGGAGGTTTGGGGTGTCTTGTGA
- the nop2 gene encoding 28S rRNA (cytosine(4447)-C(5))-methyltransferase — translation MGRKLDPTNKVKRGPGRKARKQKGAETELAKFLTDEESGPKRLSSRARKRAVKRSQDSKNIKDVAKEQPKKGFTDENNEWLKPAKRKRKIDQPESEDDSDDQWEEEEEEEVEEEEEGGNKIGKKGASLGIEEVDDDDDDDDDDDDEEMVDDYGALEDSSDEEGAEEGSDGEDLLPIERAAKKQKKLKEAMTQESEEDDDSGDDDEDEEGENADADMDEEDTVQANIDEMDQFRLPGAEEREKEGVLPVDLQTIHQRIKDNIDVLSHFATKREAGRERSEYVSLLKKDLCTYYSYNNFLIEKLMDIFPLSELIDFLEANEIQRPVTIRTNTLKTRRRDLAQALINRGVNLDPIGKWSKVGLVIYDSSVPIGATPEYLAGQYMLQGASSFLPVMALSPQEGESVLDMSSAPGGKTTYIAQLMRNTGVIVANDANADRLKSVVGNIHRLGVTNTVVCNYDGRKFPKVMGGFDRVLLDAPCSGTGVISKDPAVKTSKDEADIQRSAHLQKELILAAIDSVNAESPTGGYLVYCTCSITVEENEWVVDYALKKRNVKLVPTGLDFGKEGFTRFKERRFHPSLRLSRRFYPHSHNMDGFFVAKLKKFSNTVPATAEEKEEQDADTSEATVATDNPAEKPSKEEKTKKSVPGKAGTSQDKAQANGTAAKKTTNIQPKGKKDLPTGPKKPKIAKIDGETVKGAEGKKSTIKTAGESKESGAGKKGGSRFEKKLDQKRKSPKKNNRLGKNKFKKLKKMLEREDA, via the exons ATGGGTCGGAAGTTGGATCCCACCAACAAGGTGAAGCGAGGGCCAGGGAGAAAAGCCAGAAAGCAGAAGGGGGCAGAGACTGAGCTGGCCAAGTTTCTGACTGATG AGGAATCCGGACCAAAACGTCTGTCCAGTAGAGCTAGAAAAAG AGCTGTCAAGAGAAGCCAAGATTCAAAAAATATCAAAGATGTTGCAAAGGAACAGCCCAAGAAAG GATTCACTGACGAGAACAATGAATGGTTGAAACCAGCAAAGAGGAAGCGCAAAATTGACCAACCTGAGAGTGAGGACGATAGCGATGAtcagtgggaggaggaggaggaggaggaggtagaggaggaagaggagggaggaaacaaAATTGGAAAGAAGGGGGCAAGTTTAGGCATTGAGGAGGTGgacgatgatgacgacgatgatgatgatgatgatgatgaagaaatgGTGGATGACTATGGTGCACTTGAAGACAGCAGTGATGAAGAAGGAGCAGAAGAAGGAAGTGACGGGGAGGAT CTTCTTCCTATTGAGCGTGCGgccaagaaacagaaaaagctgAAGGAAGCCATGACTCAGGAGAGTGAGGAAGATGACGacagtggtgatgatgatgaagatgaagagggcGAGAATGCCGATGCAGACATGGATGAGGAGGACACAGTGCAAGCCAATATAGATGAAATGGATCAATTCAGGCTACCTGGggccgaggagagagagaaggagg GTGTCCTGCCTGTAGACCTGCAGACAATCCACCAAAGAATAAAGGACAACATTGACGTCCTTTCTCATTTTGCCACAAAACGAGAagcggggagagagaggtcagAGTATGTCTCTCTTCTGAAGAAGGATCTCTGCACCTATTACAGCTACAACAACTTCCTCATCGAGAAACTAATGGACATCTTCCCACtgtcagag CTGATTGATTTCCTCGAGGCCAATGAAATACAGAGACCAGTCACTATTCGGAccaacacactgaaaacaaggaggagggACCTTGCACAG gcCTTGATCAACAGAGGAGTGAACCTTGATCCAATTGGAAAATGGTCTAAAGTGGGTCTGGTCATCTATGACTCCTCAGTACCCATAG GTGCAACCCCAGAGTACCTGGCCGGCCAGTACATGTTGCAGGGAgcctccagtttcctcccagtCATGGCGCTCTCTCCCCAGGAGGGGGAGTCCGTGCTGGACATGAGTTCAGCTCCAGGAGGCAAGACCACCTATATTG CTCAGCTGATGAGAAACACAGGAGTGATAGTGGCTAATGACGCCAATGCTGATAGGTTGAAGAGTGTGGTGGGCAACATCCACCGTCTGGGGGTCACCAACACGGTGGTTTGCAACTACGATGGCAGAAAATTCCCAAAG GTCATGGGTGGGTTTGATAGAGTGCTGCTTGATGCCCCGTGTTCAGGCACAGGAGTCATCTCTAAAGACCCAGCTGTAAAGACCAGTAAG GATGAGGCAGACATCCAGCGCTCTGCCCACTTGCAGAAGGAGCTGATTCTAGCTGCCATTGACTCTGTCAACGCTGAGTCCCCTACAGGCGGATATCTGGTCTACTGCACTTGTTCAATAACG GTGGAGGAGAATGAGTGGGTGGTGGACTACGCTTTAAAGAAAAGGAACGTGAAATTAGTTCCCACTGGACTTGACTTCGGCAAAGAAGGTTTCACCAG GTTCAAAGAGCGTAGATTCCATCCATCCCTGCGCCTCTCTCGACGTTTTTATCCTCATTCCCACAACATGGACGGTTTCTTCGTGGCCAAGCTGAAAAAGTTCTCAAACACAGTTCCAGCTACTGCAGAAGAAAAAG AAGAGCAAGACGCAGACACTTCTGAGGCGACAGTAGCTACAGATAATCCTGCTGAGAAACCATCCAAAGAGGAGAAAACCAAGAAGAGTGTCCCTGGCAAGGCAGGCACCTCGCAGGACAAAGCTCAAGCCAACGGAACAGCAGCCAAGAAAACCACAAACATCCAGCCGAAAGGCAAAAAGGACTTGCCCACTGGACCAAAAAAGCCCAAAATTGCCAAGATAGATGGAGAGACTGTGAAAGGGGCAGAGGGCAAGAAATCCACAATAAAGACAGCTGGAGAGAGTAAAGAATCAGGGGctggaaaaaaggggggaagcCGATTTGAGAAAAAGCTGGATCAAAAGAGGAAATCTCCCAAGAAGAACAACAGATTAGGAAAGAATAAATTCAAAAAGTTGAAGAAAATGCTGGAAAGAGAAGATGCTTGA